From Microbacterium sp. LWH11-1.2, one genomic window encodes:
- a CDS encoding sugar phosphate isomerase/epimerase: protein MSAALPGAAVMLYTVDALLDDDFEGVLERIAALGYQGVETYGLHGRSAADVKRMLDRTGLAVVSSHAPFPFGPEAPRILDEYAELGAPNLAWSMEAEEFDSLDLIERGLERVNGGVESARAYGMTVAYHNHHAEFRNVIDGRSAYDLLLEHLHPDARVEFDMYWAAVGGASPAEVVRSIGPRLRYVHVKDGPALTYGGDTLVPIGQGTVDVLGALREPSTLEWHIVELEKLDLDPFDALAESYRYLTGHGVTAGAR, encoded by the coding sequence ATGAGCGCCGCACTGCCCGGCGCCGCCGTCATGCTGTACACCGTCGACGCACTGCTCGACGACGACTTCGAGGGCGTGCTCGAGCGCATCGCCGCCCTCGGCTATCAGGGCGTCGAGACCTACGGCCTGCATGGTCGCTCGGCCGCAGACGTGAAGCGGATGCTGGATCGCACGGGTCTCGCCGTCGTGAGCTCGCACGCGCCGTTCCCCTTCGGGCCGGAAGCCCCGCGCATCCTCGACGAATACGCCGAGCTGGGTGCCCCCAACCTCGCCTGGAGCATGGAGGCCGAGGAGTTCGACAGCCTCGACCTCATCGAGCGGGGCCTCGAACGCGTCAACGGCGGCGTCGAGTCGGCGAGGGCCTACGGCATGACCGTCGCGTATCACAATCATCACGCCGAGTTCCGGAACGTGATCGACGGCCGGAGCGCCTACGACCTGCTGCTCGAACACCTGCATCCCGACGCCCGGGTCGAGTTCGACATGTACTGGGCGGCGGTCGGCGGGGCGTCGCCGGCGGAGGTCGTGCGGTCGATCGGCCCCCGATTGAGATACGTGCACGTCAAGGACGGCCCGGCCCTGACCTACGGCGGCGACACGCTCGTGCCGATCGGGCAGGGAACGGTCGACGTGCTGGGCGCGCTGCGCGAGCCGTCGACGCTCGAGTGGCACATCGTCGAGCTGGAGAAGCTCGACCTCGACCCGTTCGACGCCCTGGCCGAGTCGTATCGCTACCTCACCGGGCACGGCGTGACGGCGGGTGCCCGATGA
- a CDS encoding NAD-dependent epimerase/dehydratase family protein, with translation MSALRVLFLGGAGMIGSAVAREAVQQGIDLTVVTRGEHRRALPPEVRGIRADVRDAAALDDALGDAEYDVVVNWVGFAPADVLPDVDRFAGRTGQYVFVSTCSVFGRPVPQLPITESSPRRHPVFGYAREKLASELALEDAYRERGLPLTIVRPMHTYDETTMIFPVSWTAIERMRRGEASVVHGDGTSLWTLTHSSDVARALVPLLGNDHAIGESVNLVSGDVLTWDQIHTALARAAGVRDPRLAHFSSESIGREIPGWAEVLQEDFRHSILFDTTKLRRLVPGYHPQVSFSEGARRIVAWHEADAARRAFDDDLSAAFDRLIRNG, from the coding sequence ATGAGCGCCCTGCGTGTGCTGTTCCTTGGCGGCGCCGGCATGATCGGCTCCGCGGTCGCGCGCGAGGCGGTGCAGCAGGGGATCGATCTCACGGTCGTGACCCGCGGCGAGCACCGGCGCGCGCTGCCCCCGGAGGTGCGCGGCATCCGCGCCGACGTTCGTGATGCGGCGGCACTCGACGATGCGCTCGGCGACGCCGAGTACGACGTCGTCGTGAACTGGGTCGGCTTCGCGCCGGCGGACGTGCTGCCCGACGTCGACCGTTTCGCCGGCCGCACCGGCCAGTACGTGTTCGTCAGCACCTGCTCCGTCTTCGGACGCCCGGTGCCCCAGCTGCCGATCACGGAATCCAGCCCGCGCCGGCATCCGGTCTTCGGATACGCCCGCGAGAAGCTGGCCTCAGAGCTCGCCCTCGAAGACGCCTACCGCGAGCGCGGTCTGCCGTTGACGATCGTGCGGCCCATGCACACCTACGACGAGACGACCATGATCTTCCCTGTCAGCTGGACGGCGATCGAGCGGATGCGGCGGGGCGAGGCGTCGGTCGTGCACGGCGACGGCACCTCGCTCTGGACGCTCACGCACTCGAGCGACGTCGCGCGCGCACTCGTACCGCTGCTCGGCAACGATCATGCGATCGGGGAGAGCGTGAACCTGGTGAGCGGCGACGTCCTCACCTGGGACCAGATCCACACGGCGCTCGCCCGGGCCGCCGGTGTCCGCGATCCGCGGCTCGCGCACTTCTCCAGCGAATCGATCGGCCGGGAGATCCCCGGCTGGGCAGAGGTGCTCCAGGAGGACTTCCGGCACTCGATCCTCTTCGACACCACCAAGTTGCGGCGCCTCGTGCCCGGGTACCACCCGCAGGTCTCGTTCTCGGAAGGCGCTCGCCGCATCGTCGCCTGGCATGAGGCGGATGCCGCGCGGCGGGCCTTCGACGACGACCTCTCAGCCGCGTTCGACCGCCTGATCCGGAACGGATGA
- a CDS encoding TIM barrel protein: MTDTMLSIQLYSVRTELGQKRPATLRRLAELGYRRVEPYDILSDPEKLARDLAAAGLEAPTAHVKLLDAPIDEALAAAKTVGVETLIVPWADPALFADRAGVESLAARINAAAESAAAEGRRVGYHNHDFEFSTLIDGRAAWEILVELLDERVVLQVDSYWASVGGADVFELLPRLASRIRFVHVNDEEPEPDDPPTLGVPVVGRMSEVTVLAARSVELVVVEVVVDGDPLPAVERNTRVFQGALA, translated from the coding sequence ATGACAGACACGATGCTCTCGATCCAGCTGTACAGCGTCCGTACGGAGCTCGGGCAGAAGCGGCCCGCGACCCTGCGGCGGCTCGCGGAGCTCGGCTACAGGCGGGTCGAACCCTACGACATCCTCAGCGACCCGGAGAAATTGGCGCGCGACCTCGCCGCCGCGGGTCTCGAGGCGCCGACCGCGCACGTGAAGCTGCTCGATGCACCGATCGACGAGGCGCTCGCCGCGGCGAAGACCGTGGGCGTCGAGACGCTGATCGTGCCCTGGGCCGATCCTGCGCTGTTCGCGGACCGGGCGGGCGTCGAATCGCTCGCCGCGCGGATCAACGCCGCCGCCGAGAGTGCCGCGGCCGAAGGGCGGCGCGTCGGGTACCACAACCACGACTTCGAGTTCTCTACGCTGATCGACGGACGGGCCGCGTGGGAGATCCTCGTGGAGCTGCTCGACGAGCGCGTCGTCCTCCAGGTCGACAGCTACTGGGCGAGCGTCGGTGGAGCCGATGTGTTCGAGCTGCTTCCCCGCCTGGCCTCCCGCATCCGGTTCGTGCATGTGAACGACGAGGAGCCGGAGCCCGACGACCCGCCCACGCTCGGCGTCCCGGTCGTGGGACGGATGAGCGAGGTCACGGTCCTCGCCGCGCGCAGCGTCGAGCTCGTGGTGGTCGAGGTCGTCGTCGACGGCGACCCGCTCCCCGCGGTGGAGCGCAACACCCGCGTCTTCCAGGGGGCGCTCGCGTGA
- a CDS encoding Gfo/Idh/MocA family oxidoreductase encodes MTGRPVRVGVIGAGNISDEYLTTLTAAPGVEVIGVADLDEERAAAQAAKYSVPFSGSTAGLLALPELELVVNLTIPAVHAQVALAAIAAGKHVWGEKPLTLDRASARTVLDAAAAAGVRVGNAPDTVLGRGIQHSQQLIAEGRIGTPQTVLTLMQGPGPDAWHPRPDFLFARGAGPLFDIGPYYLTTLALLFGPIDTVQAMGHRAFDVRTVPYGERAGNRIPVEVWTHVSVLTRFRSGVVGTSIYSFDSPVRRQLFEVTGSGGTLTVPVSGFDGPSVLVPAGQPRPESVELVPSGADRARGIGVVEMAEAIRAGRDPRASGPLGFHVLDALLAIEESIDAGGPIAVASDFDPVDALDPQWGAGAPPL; translated from the coding sequence GTGACCGGCAGGCCGGTCCGCGTCGGCGTCATCGGGGCGGGCAACATCTCGGACGAATACCTCACCACCCTCACCGCCGCTCCCGGCGTCGAGGTGATCGGGGTCGCCGATCTCGACGAGGAGCGCGCTGCCGCGCAGGCGGCGAAGTACAGTGTGCCCTTCTCCGGCAGCACCGCCGGACTCCTCGCCCTGCCGGAACTCGAGCTCGTCGTGAACCTGACCATCCCCGCGGTGCACGCGCAGGTCGCCCTCGCGGCGATCGCGGCGGGCAAGCACGTGTGGGGCGAGAAGCCGCTCACGCTCGATCGCGCCTCCGCCCGGACCGTGCTCGATGCCGCCGCGGCGGCGGGGGTGCGCGTCGGCAATGCGCCGGACACCGTGCTCGGACGCGGCATCCAGCACTCGCAGCAGCTGATCGCCGAGGGCCGGATCGGCACACCCCAGACCGTGCTCACTCTCATGCAGGGGCCGGGTCCCGACGCGTGGCATCCGCGCCCGGACTTCCTGTTCGCGCGGGGAGCAGGCCCCTTGTTCGACATCGGCCCGTACTACCTCACGACGCTCGCGCTGCTGTTCGGTCCGATCGATACCGTGCAGGCGATGGGCCACCGGGCTTTCGACGTGCGCACCGTGCCGTACGGCGAACGCGCGGGCAACCGCATCCCGGTCGAGGTCTGGACGCACGTGAGCGTGCTCACCCGATTCCGGTCGGGCGTGGTCGGCACCTCGATCTACAGCTTCGATTCGCCCGTGCGGCGGCAGCTGTTCGAGGTCACCGGCTCCGGCGGAACTCTGACCGTGCCGGTGAGCGGATTCGACGGGCCGAGCGTTCTCGTGCCGGCGGGGCAGCCGCGGCCGGAGTCGGTCGAGCTCGTGCCCTCGGGTGCCGACCGGGCGCGCGGCATCGGCGTCGTCGAGATGGCGGAGGCGATCCGCGCCGGGCGGGATCCGCGCGCGAGCGGGCCCCTGGGGTTCCACGTGCTCGACGCGCTGCTGGCCATCGAGGAGTCCATCGACGCGGGCGGGCCGATCGCGGTGGCCAGCGACTTCGACCCCGTGGACGCCCTGGATCCGCAGTGGGGCGCAGGCGCGCCGCCTCTTTGA
- a CDS encoding GntR family transcriptional regulator: MTSISESPIRADYPEPLWIQAVNLIKVEISSGRLAEGSRLPPERELCTQLGISRVTLRKALLQLVDEGVLSSSHGRGWYVASAPVAKEWPNSLESFSETARRMGLESTSIVLRAETGHASLDEAEAIGVAPGTPIFRLDRIRLLDAVPIALDASVVPAALLPDVSKTDFAVDSLYDLLDESGAGPQRADSTVEAREADAQAAEALGVPVGSPLLVMRQVAHGLDGRVVALSTIRYVGERYRLRTVFTRGTGPAR, encoded by the coding sequence ATGACGAGCATCAGTGAATCGCCGATCCGCGCGGACTATCCTGAGCCGCTGTGGATCCAGGCCGTGAATCTCATCAAGGTCGAGATCTCGTCCGGCCGACTCGCGGAAGGATCGCGGCTGCCTCCTGAGCGCGAACTCTGCACCCAGCTGGGCATCAGTCGGGTGACCCTGCGCAAGGCCCTGCTGCAGCTGGTCGACGAGGGCGTGCTGAGCTCTTCGCACGGCCGCGGCTGGTACGTGGCTTCGGCGCCCGTCGCCAAGGAATGGCCGAACAGCCTCGAGTCCTTCAGCGAGACCGCACGGCGGATGGGCCTCGAGTCGACGTCGATCGTGCTCCGCGCCGAGACCGGGCATGCGAGCCTCGACGAGGCCGAGGCCATCGGAGTCGCGCCGGGAACGCCGATCTTCCGCCTCGACCGCATCCGTCTGCTCGACGCCGTGCCGATCGCCCTCGACGCCTCCGTCGTGCCCGCGGCTCTGCTGCCCGATGTCTCGAAGACCGACTTCGCCGTCGACTCGCTGTACGACCTGCTCGACGAGTCCGGCGCCGGACCCCAGCGCGCCGACAGCACCGTCGAGGCACGAGAAGCCGATGCTCAGGCCGCCGAGGCTCTCGGCGTCCCGGTCGGCAGCCCCCTGCTCGTGATGCGTCAGGTCGCGCACGGCCTCGACGGCCGCGTCGTCGCACTGTCGACCATCCGCTACGTGGGCGAGCGCTACCGGCTGCGCACGGTCTTCACTCGCGGCACCGGCCCCGCGCGCTGA
- a CDS encoding alpha/beta hydrolase: MNTLTHPIPFPEPTMIAVDGVTLEVFEAGRENAGRPIVLCHGWPDLAYTWRHQVPALVAAGYHVIAPNQRGFGNSSRPAEVTAYDVAQLSGDLVALLDHYGYADATFVGHDWGAMVVWSLTQLHPTRVNKVICLSLPYPARGERPWLEFMEEVLGSDYYFVHFNRQPGVADAVLDANAERFIRNLYRRDEPLRAPQPGNAMIELALSDDPHGEPLLSADELAVYVATFEKTGFTGGINWYRNFDRDWHLLGEVDPIIHQPTLMLSGARDTVAPSPNLAEFVPNVEEITFDSGHWIQQERPEETTRAILEWLKRHDGARP; this comes from the coding sequence ATGAACACACTGACACACCCCATCCCCTTTCCCGAGCCGACCATGATCGCCGTCGACGGAGTGACGCTCGAGGTCTTCGAAGCCGGCCGGGAGAACGCCGGGCGACCTATCGTGCTCTGCCACGGCTGGCCGGATCTCGCCTACACCTGGCGTCATCAGGTGCCCGCTCTGGTCGCCGCGGGCTACCACGTGATCGCCCCCAACCAGCGCGGCTTCGGCAACTCCTCACGCCCAGCCGAGGTCACCGCCTACGACGTCGCGCAGCTGTCCGGCGATCTCGTCGCGCTCCTCGACCACTACGGATACGCGGACGCGACCTTCGTCGGTCACGACTGGGGCGCGATGGTCGTGTGGAGCCTCACCCAGCTGCATCCGACCAGGGTGAACAAGGTGATCTGCCTGAGCCTGCCCTACCCCGCGCGCGGCGAGCGTCCGTGGCTCGAGTTCATGGAGGAGGTGCTCGGCAGCGATTACTATTTCGTGCACTTCAATCGGCAGCCCGGCGTCGCCGATGCGGTCCTGGATGCGAATGCCGAGCGGTTCATCCGCAACCTGTATCGCAGAGACGAGCCGCTCCGGGCGCCGCAGCCCGGCAACGCGATGATCGAGCTCGCGCTGTCCGACGACCCTCACGGAGAGCCTCTGTTGAGCGCCGACGAGCTCGCCGTCTACGTCGCCACCTTCGAGAAGACCGGCTTCACCGGCGGCATCAACTGGTACCGCAACTTCGACCGGGATTGGCACCTGCTCGGCGAGGTCGATCCGATCATCCACCAGCCGACACTGATGCTGTCCGGCGCACGCGATACGGTGGCGCCGTCGCCGAATCTCGCCGAGTTCGTGCCGAACGTCGAGGAGATCACCTTCGACAGCGGCCACTGGATCCAGCAGGAGCGGCCCGAGGAGACCACCCGCGCGATCCTGGAGTGGCTGAAGCGGCACGACGGCGCTCGGCCCTGA
- a CDS encoding WYL domain-containing protein, translating to MRSDRLVAILLMLQRREQVTAAEVAAELEVSERTARRDLDALAQSGVPVYSIQGRAGGWRLLGGGRTDLSGLTASETRALFLVAGPASTATPAVRSALRKLVRALPEPFRDEAEAAATSLILDPRNWGSSRAVEPPRFLDALQDAVIQGAQVRLGYVDSEGAESERIVHPLGIVAKGPSWYLVAYTESGRRTFRVDRVLSAAPTDEPVALPGAVDLSESWREISDDIDRRRTKPVEIHGTCAPEGLDHLRIAVGENLETGGVTADGRISIVIRGPSEYGLAGLLSGLVEWLDITEPVGVRNHLAAIGAALTARYGAPGA from the coding sequence ATGCGCAGTGATCGCCTCGTCGCCATCCTCCTCATGCTGCAGCGCCGCGAGCAGGTGACCGCCGCCGAGGTCGCCGCCGAGCTCGAGGTGTCGGAGCGCACCGCGCGGCGCGACCTCGATGCGCTGGCCCAGAGCGGCGTCCCGGTCTACTCGATCCAGGGCAGAGCCGGCGGCTGGCGGCTGCTCGGCGGCGGCCGCACCGACCTGTCGGGGCTGACCGCGAGCGAGACCCGCGCTCTGTTCCTCGTCGCGGGTCCGGCGTCGACCGCGACTCCGGCCGTGAGATCCGCGCTCCGCAAGCTCGTGCGCGCGCTCCCCGAGCCGTTCCGCGACGAGGCCGAGGCCGCGGCGACATCACTGATCCTCGACCCGCGGAACTGGGGCTCGTCCCGAGCGGTCGAGCCGCCCCGTTTTCTCGACGCCCTTCAGGATGCCGTGATCCAGGGCGCGCAGGTGCGCCTCGGGTACGTCGACAGCGAGGGCGCCGAGTCCGAGCGGATCGTCCACCCGCTGGGCATCGTCGCCAAAGGGCCGTCCTGGTATCTCGTCGCCTACACCGAGAGCGGCCGGCGCACCTTCCGGGTCGACCGGGTCCTGTCCGCCGCCCCGACCGATGAACCCGTCGCTCTCCCGGGTGCGGTCGATCTCTCGGAGAGCTGGCGGGAGATATCCGACGACATCGACCGACGGCGCACGAAACCCGTCGAGATCCACGGGACCTGCGCACCCGAGGGCCTCGACCACCTCCGGATCGCGGTCGGCGAGAACCTCGAGACCGGGGGCGTCACCGCCGACGGACGCATCTCCATCGTGATCCGCGGTCCCAGCGAGTATGGGCTCGCGGGACTCCTCTCGGGGCTCGTCGAGTGGCTCGACATCACGGAGCCCGTCGGCGTGCGAAACCACCTCGCGGCCATCGGCGCGGCCCTCACCGCACGGTACGGGGCTCCCGGCGCCTGA
- a CDS encoding BadF/BadG/BcrA/BcrD ATPase family protein: MTPPDDSFPHEGLIVGMDVGGTKAAVRATTRDGVRVADVVMSSAEWDAEPADAAAAWLADVLLRALPTGSTIGALVVGAQGLDNPDVARDLEQALVQRGHHQVRCVNDAALLVPAAGLDQGLGLIAGTGAIGTGTDAAERSFVTGGWGWVIGDEAGAAGLVREATKAALLAHDDGEPDDGLLQALLADFGVADAERLARAVNDDPTMANWAPHAAAVFRAADRGSALAAEVIRAGAAHLVRLIDQLRRRGAVGDAVVAAGGVITAQPRLADGVRELLAERHPDLRFVLLDQPPVAGAWFLANRL, encoded by the coding sequence GTGACTCCACCCGATGACTCCTTCCCGCACGAGGGGCTCATCGTGGGCATGGACGTGGGCGGGACGAAGGCGGCCGTGCGTGCGACGACACGCGACGGCGTGCGTGTCGCCGACGTCGTGATGAGCTCGGCCGAGTGGGATGCCGAACCGGCGGATGCCGCGGCGGCCTGGCTCGCCGATGTGCTGCTCCGCGCCCTGCCGACCGGGTCGACGATCGGCGCCCTGGTGGTCGGCGCACAGGGTTTGGACAATCCCGACGTCGCGCGTGACCTCGAGCAGGCTCTGGTGCAGCGGGGGCATCATCAGGTGCGCTGCGTGAACGATGCGGCGCTGCTCGTGCCTGCCGCCGGACTCGATCAGGGACTCGGCCTCATCGCCGGCACAGGAGCGATCGGCACGGGGACGGATGCGGCAGAACGCTCCTTCGTCACCGGCGGCTGGGGCTGGGTCATCGGCGACGAAGCGGGCGCCGCCGGGCTCGTCCGTGAGGCCACGAAGGCCGCGCTGCTCGCGCACGATGACGGCGAGCCCGACGACGGACTCCTCCAGGCTCTGCTGGCGGACTTCGGCGTCGCGGATGCCGAGCGTCTCGCCCGCGCCGTGAACGACGACCCGACCATGGCGAACTGGGCACCGCACGCCGCCGCGGTGTTCCGCGCGGCCGACCGGGGCTCTGCTCTCGCCGCCGAGGTGATCCGTGCGGGTGCGGCGCACCTCGTGCGCCTGATCGATCAGCTGCGCCGGCGCGGCGCCGTGGGTGACGCCGTCGTCGCTGCGGGAGGCGTGATCACCGCGCAGCCGAGACTCGCGGACGGCGTGCGCGAACTGCTCGCCGAACGGCATCCGGATCTGCGATTCGTGCTCCTGGACCAGCCGCCGGTCGCCGGCGCGTGGTTCCTCGCGAACCGACTGTAG
- a CDS encoding SIS domain-containing protein produces the protein MNGYISYAEATAGQADALAAAIPHIESQVEALAAEGALGEVGPLFLGIGASLAAAAPAVWHLRERGITAWRLDAGDTPLPLATGDHPVIAVSQSGRSSETIAALDTIPASLRYGVVNTAPSPIADIANHLVGLGSIPDSYASTIGYTATVVAVSMLSEAWAGGKIDPAWHDFAALFRETETMLAPQIDRAAELIATAPSLDFVGAGPSTGSAEAGALLFREVARIPASAMGTRRYLHGAMESAGEGAHVLFGGERESRVAHTLSEAGHRVVLVTTDDVESSDHLEVVRLPQASSNALAVLEALFLQGLVARVADARGVAIEEFVFHNDDIKVESGAAQ, from the coding sequence ATGAACGGTTACATCAGCTACGCGGAGGCCACCGCAGGTCAGGCCGACGCCCTCGCGGCGGCGATCCCGCACATCGAGAGCCAGGTCGAGGCTCTCGCCGCGGAGGGCGCACTCGGTGAGGTCGGCCCGCTCTTCCTGGGCATCGGCGCCAGCCTCGCCGCCGCCGCGCCAGCGGTCTGGCATCTGCGCGAACGCGGGATCACCGCCTGGCGCCTGGATGCCGGTGACACGCCGCTGCCGCTCGCCACGGGCGACCACCCGGTCATCGCCGTGTCGCAGAGCGGTCGCAGCAGCGAGACCATCGCCGCACTGGACACCATTCCCGCGTCGCTCCGCTACGGCGTCGTCAACACCGCGCCCTCTCCCATCGCCGACATCGCGAACCACCTGGTGGGGTTGGGGTCGATCCCCGACAGCTACGCCTCGACCATCGGCTACACCGCGACGGTGGTCGCCGTGAGCATGCTCTCGGAAGCGTGGGCCGGCGGGAAGATCGACCCGGCGTGGCATGACTTCGCGGCGCTCTTCCGCGAGACTGAGACCATGCTCGCCCCGCAGATCGACCGTGCCGCCGAGCTCATCGCCACCGCGCCGAGTCTCGACTTCGTCGGCGCCGGGCCCTCGACGGGTTCGGCCGAGGCCGGCGCGCTGCTGTTCCGCGAGGTCGCCCGCATCCCCGCCAGTGCCATGGGCACGCGGCGGTACCTGCACGGCGCCATGGAATCGGCCGGCGAGGGCGCGCACGTGCTGTTCGGCGGTGAACGAGAGAGCCGGGTCGCGCACACATTGAGCGAAGCCGGTCACCGGGTCGTGCTGGTCACGACCGACGACGTGGAGAGCTCTGACCACCTCGAGGTCGTGCGTCTGCCGCAGGCCTCGTCGAACGCCCTCGCCGTGCTCGAGGCGCTGTTCCTGCAGGGCCTCGTGGCACGGGTCGCGGACGCCCGAGGAGTGGCGATCGAGGAGTTCGTGTTCCACAACGACGACATCAAGGTGGAATCCGGAGCGGCGCAGTGA
- a CDS encoding primary-amine oxidase has protein sequence MTNTLPAGAHALLATLTAEEIVANRAVLEAAGIANPNTHYSYVGLTAPDKRRLLAGESLPRQVRSFLIDMVTGRSHDVVVDPAAGAVVSERELDPEVDGAVPVVIREFGYVEEVVHQDERWLAAMAKRGLTDVSKLRVNPLSGGVLADGERGRRIQRCFTFVQNTPDDLGWAHPVDGVTVMVDVVTGEVLDVIDYVDLPVPQEDGNYHLASWRGPDRAGLKPIEISQPEGPSFTIDENGVLDWAGWRLQVGFDQREGLVLHDVSIADGEAQRSVLYRASIAEMVVPYGDPSPQRWFQNFFDGGEYLFGGFANSLELGCDCVGDITYLDAVVAGNDGDARIVRQAICIHEEDAGVLWKHSDNWNGSSETRRNRRLVVSFFMTVGNYDYGFYWYFGLDGTIEFEVKATGIVFTSAHPGKGYPFATEVAPGLGAPNHQHLFSARLDVAVDGLANAVDEIEAVAVPRGEQNPHGTGFTQSVTRLRTESEAQRIADNLTGRVWFIGNTEVQNRLGEPVGWVLYPEGKPLLLADSESDIHKRATFTTKHLWVTAYEPDQIYPAGDFVNLHPGGAGLPQWVVADRPVDGTDIVLWHTFGLTHFPRVEDWPIMSVDTCGFVLKPHGFFGRNPALDIPAAADHCAPGHHDHHAGH, from the coding sequence ATGACGAACACACTGCCCGCCGGTGCGCACGCGCTGCTCGCGACGCTGACCGCCGAGGAGATCGTCGCCAACCGCGCGGTCCTCGAGGCGGCGGGTATCGCGAACCCGAACACGCACTACTCCTACGTCGGACTGACGGCGCCGGACAAACGCCGACTGCTGGCTGGTGAGAGTCTGCCGCGTCAGGTGCGCAGCTTCCTGATCGACATGGTCACGGGGCGCTCGCACGACGTCGTCGTCGACCCCGCCGCAGGCGCCGTCGTCTCGGAGCGCGAGCTCGACCCCGAGGTCGACGGTGCGGTCCCGGTGGTGATCCGCGAGTTCGGCTACGTCGAAGAGGTCGTGCATCAGGACGAGCGGTGGCTCGCCGCGATGGCGAAGCGCGGTCTGACCGACGTCTCGAAGCTGCGCGTGAACCCGCTGTCGGGCGGCGTCCTCGCGGACGGCGAGCGCGGCCGCCGCATCCAGCGCTGCTTCACCTTCGTGCAGAACACGCCGGACGATCTCGGCTGGGCGCACCCCGTCGACGGCGTGACCGTCATGGTCGACGTCGTCACCGGCGAGGTGCTCGACGTGATCGACTACGTCGACCTCCCGGTGCCGCAGGAGGACGGGAACTACCACCTGGCCTCGTGGCGCGGCCCGGATCGCGCCGGTCTGAAGCCGATCGAGATCTCGCAGCCGGAGGGACCGAGCTTCACGATCGACGAGAACGGCGTGCTCGACTGGGCGGGATGGCGCCTGCAGGTCGGCTTCGACCAGCGCGAGGGCCTCGTGCTGCATGACGTCTCGATCGCCGACGGCGAGGCGCAGCGCTCGGTGCTCTATCGTGCGTCGATCGCCGAGATGGTCGTGCCCTACGGCGACCCGAGCCCGCAGCGCTGGTTCCAGAACTTCTTCGACGGCGGCGAGTACCTGTTCGGCGGGTTCGCGAACTCGCTCGAGCTCGGCTGCGACTGTGTCGGCGACATCACCTACCTCGACGCGGTGGTCGCGGGCAACGACGGCGACGCGCGCATCGTGCGTCAGGCCATCTGCATCCACGAGGAGGACGCCGGAGTGCTCTGGAAGCACTCCGACAATTGGAACGGCTCGTCCGAGACGCGTCGCAACCGCCGCCTCGTGGTCAGCTTCTTCATGACGGTCGGCAACTACGACTACGGCTTCTACTGGTACTTCGGCCTCGACGGCACGATCGAGTTCGAGGTGAAGGCCACCGGGATCGTCTTCACCTCGGCGCACCCCGGGAAGGGCTATCCGTTCGCGACCGAGGTCGCGCCGGGCCTCGGCGCCCCGAACCACCAGCACCTGTTCAGCGCGCGACTCGACGTGGCCGTCGACGGACTCGCGAACGCGGTCGACGAGATCGAGGCGGTGGCTGTTCCGCGCGGTGAGCAGAACCCGCACGGCACCGGCTTCACGCAGAGCGTCACGCGCCTGCGCACCGAGTCGGAGGCGCAGCGCATCGCCGACAATCTCACCGGGCGCGTCTGGTTCATCGGCAACACCGAGGTGCAGAACCGCCTCGGCGAGCCCGTGGGCTGGGTGCTCTACCCCGAGGGCAAGCCGCTGCTGCTCGCCGACAGCGAGTCTGACATCCACAAGCGCGCGACCTTCACGACCAAGCACCTCTGGGTCACCGCCTACGAGCCCGACCAGATCTATCCCGCGGGTGACTTCGTCAACCTGCACCCCGGCGGCGCGGGCCTCCCGCAGTGGGTGGTCGCGGACCGGCCGGTCGACGGCACCGACATCGTGCTCTGGCACACGTTCGGTCTCACGCACTTCCCCCGCGTCGAGGACTGGCCGATCATGTCGGTCGACACGTGCGGATTCGTGCTCAAGCCGCACGGCTTCTTCGGCCGCAACCCCGCTCTCGACATCCCCGCCGCCGCAGACCACTGCGCGCCGGGCCACCACGACCACCACGCCGGACACTGA